The Cloeon dipterum chromosome 3, ieCloDipt1.1, whole genome shotgun sequence genome includes a region encoding these proteins:
- the LOC135940940 gene encoding bromodomain adjacent to zinc finger domain protein 2B-like isoform X10, translated as MDKDGGKESRGGSSKDHHSSIPHMPPGATPNLLDSLFAQSLFNAAQPGGFGNHFPGSYSMLGRPPPSAQNSAYGIPPSSSAGPYGGLGTLSAAANQAASLGINSASAWWNMASQIAAQDYLARLSGSLPFGGLTGESLVPGFDLLQAQQALAAAAATAPVKSSGKHSSKSERRSNSHANSSSSHHTSTASTTSKSSPSVTTSSSLPAGIPASSASRVRGRKKTISLDPPSVSVLPTNMMHPSASGPTSASMLMTDHHRRGSRGSGAKSRQNKEAARRSGSPVDRVEVIKLPASSPATTNGGSGMSNLASLTVPSYGGGSSEQGEDAPLNLSMKPAHSTALPASEKQSRRKPGPRPRRVPQNPSGPSAPSPSPSFAQLFASIDGPRPTSSAYSSANSGNEDSDSQTKDRPRNLGRGVSKPKKNTVASLLAQSRALGIKPTVASLNHHQVSLLKPPSLQSDCKKMGITSDDDSSLPDVSSDESDDVNAMLGSDSDSADEERGRGRKRESTDPEDGPSSAKRHRSSASMERDLRIPLSRGWKRETLICGLGKSGSVKGEVSYNSPCGQRFKNCTDILKFLEAQGITDLNKDNFNFSSKLVLGDFLQPLMQGAKAPEDCLRLTEEEVVMRVEQLRVYKAATASSKPKQSRNYRRMREEEYLRRQYEAQHLARIAQGHKLAQQLEKEKSQMAAREAKRIAKEEAQKIKEQLRIMKEHEKFERQETLRREREHKAMQMHEARRKRQQELEDQRLEEQQRKAKEREHKRQQAVLLKEQAVQLYMQELTKQREMLYSVEMERERRRQHMVLVKSLESRRRFEDREKRRLEQKAEKQASRERREEQRRAEIELLRELRKPAEDMALFATPEHKDMPILNRIPGLKLAGEAFADTLMVFEFLHNFGETLGFDMESLPCLNSLQMALLNDEEAEEELLSVMTHLLVCAIEDPGIPNPARHTTLLGQSLRQADITHTNLSEILRIYLYANATGEVKALYGVTYEREREKKEPNRNQAFLDRMKDNQTCIMSEWLRTTPFLALSPTRKAAILAFICNELLQNKAVCRQIDASIENVAQLRKDRWAIDGKIRKLRMMHGRKARMEQIAAVTKQHENSLAPPTPEKEGMDGGESKDGTKDLEKSEPDKKNDIDDDDDEESGNESEGTTAEVEVPEEDEDKKMTAEELQKKLEKVSKQSEQWMQDLSSAAQQLRAICFGQDRYWRRYWSLPRAGGIFVEAIESAEPEMFSEGEDGPEEPEEIDEAAAAEDEGNKEGKDADEEKSEEASEKQDEDAEKKEAIVENGLKEEKEDTPDVEMKDESLVEKPEAEAVKAEPIKAEATPKKEEPEEMEEDDLDNSERFNPINHLMRWGSPSIYNGAKDLNGSYNSKLENSTTSTYSGMASPGNLSLVDKQWFSLIPKDACDENSLTKPPYRSSAIGVPLTKGVGEIRIPWFPRPQTSASPLPAASPAPSSRPSLCDSPPLYSAEETALHIEHLKRLGETVESEPRPIPRDKRRGWWRITDPEKMQTLITNCHPRGVRERELKRTVSRYMEYVAESGSQFFLVKLCAPGDTISTDLSTGDEAKPVSKSAPSRDEPDAWSEKVALRVDMLMLEQVEALEDRVANASMQVKGWKVPPRASTDETIQFRASCLTPDDEDEERQDPVMIAKERLADLEAAIERRYLKPPLGTSCELSLSNLQASDQHKAPPSPSSPSGEPDTLPKGLVTWRDGVVKAKTAAQLAMVFYMLEASIAWDKSIMKAVSDSSANMSNCQFCSSGDNEDKLLLCDGCDKGYHMYCFKPKIESVPDGDWYCFECRNKATGERNCIVCGKRGVGKNLVLCDSCPRAYHLECLTPPIAKVPRGKWFCPSCNSKNPKKRGRRPKMSESEGSSVVGGDYEGAASTTVTSTSTTNTSSSPPSSTPANSASPPAKKDRNKKLARELTACKTLLDELEAHDEAWPFLLPVNTKQFPTYRKIIRSPMDLSTIRKRLTEGVYKGREEFCADVRVIFNNCETFNEDDSPVGKAGHSMRSFFEARWIELWNGNQH; from the exons CCCAATCTCTTTTTAACGCGGCCCAACCGGGAGGCTTTGGCAACCACTTTCCAGGATCCTACAGCATGCTCGGAAGACCACCTCCGTCAGCTCAGAACTCTGCCTACGGAATCCCGCCCAGCTCTTCTGCAGGGCCCTACGGGGGACTGGGAACCCTGAGTGCGGCCGCCAATCAGGCAGCCTCTTTGGGAATCAATTCAGCCA GCGCGTGGTGGAACATGGCCTCGCAGATTGCAGCCCAGGACTACCTCGCCAGACTGTCCGGTAGTCTCCCGTTCGGCGGTCTGACCGGCGAAAGCCTGGTCCCGGGTTTTGATCTCCTTCAGGCCCAGCAAGCCTTAG ctgcagcagcggccACTGCTCCGGTCAAGTCCTCCGGAAAACATTCCTCTAAGTCTGAACGAAGGAGCAACAGTCACGCGAATTCTTCGTCTAGCCACCACACTTCTACCGCATCGACAACTTCGAAAAGTAGTCCCTCAGTAACCACGTCCAGCTCGTTGCCAGCTGGAATTCCCGCTTCGTCAGCCAGTAGAGTCAG AGGCAGAAAGAAGACCATCTCGCTGGACCCACCCTCCGTCAGTGTGTTGCCCACAAACATGATGCACCCTTCAGCGTCGGGACCCACCTCGGCCAGCATGCTGATGACTGACCACCACCGGCGGGGCAGCAGAGGCTCTGGAGCCAAATCTCGACAAAAC AAAGAGGCTGCGCGGCGGTCCGGCTCGCCAGTTGACAGGGTTGAGGTGATCAAGTTACCCGCATCTTCGCCGGCCACCACCAACGGTGGCTCGGGCATGTCCAACCTCGCCTCTCTGACCGTTCCCTCATACGGAGGCGGCAGCAGCGAACAGGGAGAAGATGCTCCACTCAATTTGTCCATGAAACCGGCGCATAGCACAGCGCTTCCCGCTTCTGAAAAGCAAT CTCGTCGTAAACCAGGCCCTAGGCCCCGACGAGTGCCGCAGAACCCTTCAGGTCCATCAGCTCCATCTCCCAGTCCGTCTTTCGCCCAGCTGTTCGCCAGTATCGACGGACCCAGACCCACAAGCTCAGCCTACAGCTCTGCTAACTCTGGCAACGAAGACTCTGACTCTCAGACAAAG GACCGACCTCGAAACCTTGGCCGTGGAGTGTCCAAGCCCAAGAAAAACACTGTGGCGTCTCTGTTGGCCCAAAGCAGAGCTCTTGGCATCAAGCCCACCGTGGCGTCGCTCAACCACCACCAAGTGTCCCTGCTCAAGCCGCCCTCGCTGCAGTCCGATTGCAAAAAGATGGGTATCACGAGCGATGACGACAGCTCGTTGCCAGACGTGAGCAGCGATGAGAGCGACGACGTAAACGCCATGCTCGGCAGTGATTCTGACAGCGCCGACGAGGAGAGAGGCCGAGGCCGCAAGAGGGAGTCGACAGACCCTGAGGACGGACCTA gcTCTGCCAAAAGGCATAGGAGTAGTGCGTCCATGGAAAGAGATCTCCGAATTCCCCTATCCCGTGGATGGAAGCGAGAAACCTTAATCTGTGGCCTAGGAAAATCTGGTTCCGTGAAGGGAGAGGTGTCTTATAATTCGCCGTGCGGGCAGAGGTTCAAAAACTGCACTGACATATTGAAA TTCCTCGAAGCGCAAGGCATCACGGACTTAAACAAAGACAATTTCAACTTCAGTTCAAAACTGGTGCTGGGTGATTTCTTGCAGCCTTTGATGCAAGGCGCGAAAGCGCCTGAGGACTGTCTTAGACTTACTGAAGAGGAAGTAGTTATGAGGGTGGAGCAACTGCGAGTATACAAAGCTGCCACTGCCAGCAGCAAGCCTAAGCAAAGCAG GAATTACAGGAGGATGAGAGAGGAAGAATATCTGAGGAGACAATATGAGGCACAGCACTTGGCAAGAATCGCACAAGGACACAAATTGGCACAACAGTTGGAAAAGGAGAAGAGCCAGATGGCCGCGCGAGAAGCCAAGAGAATCGCCAAGGAGGAAGCTCAAAAAATCAAGGAACAGTTGAG aATCATGAAGGAGCACGAGAAGTTTGAACGGCAAGAGACCTTGAGGAGAGAGCGTGAACACAAAGCTATGCAGATGCACGAG GCTCGACGGAAACGTCAGCAAGAGCTGGAAGATCAGCGGTTGGAAGAACAGCAGCGCAAAGCCAAG GAAAGAGAACACAAGAGACAGCAGGCTGTTTTGTTGAAGGAACAAG CTGTGCAACTGTACATGCAGGAGCTCACTAAGCAAAGGGAGATGCTCTACTCTGTCGAAATG GAGCGAGAGCGGCGACGGCAACACATGGTGCTGGTGAAGTCCCTCGAGTCCAGGCGGCGCTTCGAAGACCGCGAGAAGAGGCGCTTGGAGCAGAAGGCGGAAAAGCAGGCGAGCAGAGAGCGCCGCGAGGAACAGCGACGAGCCGAGATCGAGCTGCTGAGGGAGCTGCGCAAGCCTGCTGAAGATATGGCGTTATTCGCAACTCCAG AACACAAGGACATGCCGATTTTGAACCGCATTCCTGGACTAAAACTGGCTGGCGAGGCGTTTGCGGACACTCTAATGGTGTTTGAGTTCCTGCACAACTTTGGAGAAACGCTCGGTTTTG ATATGGAAAGTCTGCCTTGTTTGAACAGTCTACAAATGGCTCTCCTCAACGATGAAGAGGCTGAAGAGGAGCTTCTCTCTGTGATGACCCATTTGCTAGTATGTGCAATAGAAGATCCAGGAATACCGAATCCAGCGCGGCACACCACACTGCTGGGCCAGTCGCTCAGACAGGCTGACATTACACACACAAACTTATCAGAAATACTACGCATCTACCTCTACGCAAACGCTACTGGAGAAGTGAAAGCTCTCTATG gTGTAACATACGAAAGAGAACGAGAGAAAAAGGAACCAAATCGCAACCAAGCATTTTTGGACCGAATGAAGGATAACCAGACGTGCATTATGTCCGAGTGGCTGCGCACCACGCCATTCCTCGCACTCAGTCCCACGCGCAAAGCGGCCATTCTCGCATTTATATGCAACGAGTTGCTTCAGAACAAGGCCGTGTGCCGGCAAATTGATGCCTCGATCGAAAATGTTGCTCAGCTTAGAAAAGACAGATGGGCTATCGATGGAAAGATTAGAAA GCTTAGGATGATGCATGGCCGAAAGGCTCGTATGGAGCAAATCGCTGCAGTAACAAAACAGCATGAAAATTCTCTGGCGCCGCCCACGCCTGAGAAAGAAGGAATGGATGGCGGAGAGAGTAAAGACGGAACGAAAGACTTGGAGAAAAGCGAGCCTGATAAGAAAAACGACATCgatgatgacgatgatgaAGAAAGTGGAAACGAAAGTGAAGGAACCACAGCAGAGGTTGAGGTTCCTGAGGAG GATGAGGATAAGAAAATGACTGCAGAAGAGTTGCAGAAAAAGCTGGAGAAAGTGTCCAAGCAAAGTGAACAGTGGATGCAAGACTTGAGCAGTGCAGCTCAGCAACTGCGCGCCATTTGCTTTGGTCAGGACCGGTATTGGCGACGCTACTGGTCCCTGCCGCGAGCTGGAGGCATTTTCGTAGAAGCTATTGAATCGGCAGAGCCCGAGATGTTCAGTGAGGGCGAAGACGGTCCAGAGGAACCAGAGGAGATTGATGAGGCCGCTGCCGCTGAAGACGAAGGCAACAAGGAAGGCAAAGATGCTGATGAGGAAAAATCAGAGGAGGCATCTGAAAAGCAGGATGAAGATGCCGAGAAAAAGGAGGCTATCGTGGAAAATGGTCTGAAGGAGGAGAAAGAGGACACTCCTGATGTCGAAATGAAGGACGAGTCGCTTGTAGAAAAACCAGAAGCGGAAGCTGTGAAGGCGGAGCCCATCAAGGCTGAGGCGACGCCTAAAAAGGAAGAACCTGAGGAGATGGAGGAAGACGACCTAGACAACAGCGAGCGGTTCAACCCCATCAACCACTTAATGCGCTGGGGCTCGCCCAGCATCTACAACGGAGCCAAAGATCTCAACGGCAGCTACAACTCCAAGCTGGAGAACAGCACCACTTCGACGTACAGCGGCATGGCCTCGCCGGGCAACCTCTCCCTTGTGGACAAGCAGTGGTTCAGTTTGATCCCAAAGGACGCATGCGACGAGAACTCGCTGACCAAACCGCCGTACCGCAGCTCTGCCATCGGAGTGCCGCTCACCAAGGGTGTAGGCGAGATCCGAATTCCATGGTTCCCGCGGCCGCAGACAAGCGCCTCTCCGCTACCCGCTGCCTCGCCGGCGCCATCCAGCAGACCCAGCCTCTGTGATTCCCCGCCTTTGTACTCTGCCGAAGAGACTGCACTGCACATTGAGCACCTCAAACGGCTTGGCGAAACTGTTGAGTCTGAGCCCAGACCCATTCCAAGAg ACAAAAGACGCGGCTGGTGGCGGATCACGGATCCGGAAAAGATGCAGACGTTGATCACCAACTGCCATCCGCGTGGCGTTCGTGAGAGGGAGCTGAAGCGCACGGTGAGCAGATACATGGAGTACGTCGCCGAGTCCGGCAGCCAG TTCTTCCTTGTGAAGCTCTGCGCTCCCGGTGACACGATTTCAACCGATCTCAGCACTGGCGACGAGGCCAAGCCAGTCAGCAAAAGCGCTCCCAGCAGGGATGAGCCAGACGCGTGGAGCGAGAAGGTGGCGCTCAGGGTTGACATGCTGATGCTTGAGCAGGTTGAGGCCTTGGAGGACAGGGTGGCCAACGCCAGTATGCAGGTCAAGGGCTGGAAGGTGCCGCCAAGGGCGTCCACAGACGAGACCATTCAGTTCAGAGCCTCGTGCCTCACGCCTGACGACGAGGATGAGGAGCGACAGGATCCCGTGATGATCGCCAAAGAGCGGCTGGCAGACCTCGAGGCCGCCATCGAACGACGCTACCTGAAGCCACCATTGGGAACCAG TTGTGAGCTGTCCCTATCCAACTTGCAAGCGTCCGATCAGCACAAGGCACCGCCGAGTCCGTCGTCTCCTTCTGGGGAGCCGGACACCCTTCCCAAGGGTCTGGTTACCTGGAGGGATGGCGTGGTGAAGGCAAAGACTGCCGCCCAACTTGCCATGGTGTTCTACATGCTCGAGGCGTCCATTGCCTGGGACAAGAGTATCATGAAAGCAGTGAGTGATTCGTCTGCTAATATGAGT AACTGCCAGTTCTGCAGTTCTGGAGACAACGAGGACAAACTGCTGCTTTGCGATGGCTGCGACAAGGGGTACCACATGTACTGCTTCAAGCCCAAGATCGAAAGCGTCCCTGACGGAGACTG GTACTGCTTTGAGTGTCGCAACAAGGCCACCGGCGAGAGAAACTGCATCGTGTGCGGGAAGCGTGGCGTTGGCAAGAATCTGGTGCTGTGCGACTCCTGTCCAAGGGCCTACCACCTTGAGTGTCTCACTCCCCCCATTGCTAAG GTGCCTCGCGGGAAATGGTTCTGCCCCAGCTGCAACTCGAAGAACCCGAAAAAGCGTGGTCGCCGGCCAAAAATGAGTGAGTCCGAGGGCAGCTCCGTAGTCGGTGGCGACTACGAGGGTGCCGCCTCCACCACAGTCACTTCCACCTCCACCACAAACACCTCCTCGAGCCCCCCCTCGTCCACCCCAGCCAATTCCGCCTCCCCTCCAGCCAAGAAGGAccgcaacaaaaaattagccCGCGAGCTCACGGCATGCAAGACTTTGCTGGACGAGCTGGAGGCGCACGATGAGGCGTGGCCCTTCCTCTTGCCGGTGAACACAAAACAGTTCCCGACGTACCGTAAAATAATCCGATCACCCATGGATCTCAGCACAATTAGAAAGCGACTCACAGAAGGAGT ATACAAAGGGCGAGAGGAATTCTGCGCCGATGTCCGAGTGATCTTCAACAACTGTGAAACGTTCAACGAGGACGACTCGCCGGTGGGCAAAGCCGGGCACAGCATGCGCTCGTTCTTCGAGGCGCGCTGGATCGAACTCTGGAACGGCAATCAACACTGA